The following proteins come from a genomic window of Geminicoccaceae bacterium SCSIO 64248:
- a CDS encoding extracellular solute-binding protein, translated as MWLKGMAVATLVVSAALSTPARAQAPEPYAVTPDLEEAAREEGQVIFYTATDVAVAEKLAEGFRAKYPGINVQVERAGSERIFQRIGQEYMTGIYNADVIETSDAVHFNMFKREGWLQAAVPEEVAREWPADERDRDGYFAAYRAHLSVIAYNRDALGGTEPPRSFADLVDPRFKDKLVKAHPGYSGTIMTATFVLSQALGWEYFEKLGQQNVMQVQSSTEPPKKLAQGERAVEIDGNEYNLFRLIEEGAPLEIVYAEEGTPLVVGNAGILANAPHPNAAKLFYSYLFSLEAQQLNSDFGGLRSFHPGVKEKAGRTPLSEIELLHSDPEKLEPEIETIKSNYELYFGT; from the coding sequence ATGTGGCTGAAGGGAATGGCCGTCGCGACGCTGGTCGTGTCGGCTGCTCTGTCGACGCCCGCGCGGGCGCAGGCTCCCGAACCGTACGCCGTCACCCCGGATCTCGAGGAGGCCGCGCGCGAGGAGGGTCAGGTGATCTTCTACACGGCGACCGATGTCGCTGTCGCCGAGAAGCTGGCCGAGGGGTTCCGGGCGAAATATCCCGGCATCAACGTCCAGGTCGAGCGCGCCGGCTCCGAGCGCATCTTCCAGCGGATCGGCCAGGAATACATGACGGGCATCTACAATGCCGACGTCATCGAGACGTCCGACGCCGTCCATTTCAACATGTTCAAGCGCGAGGGCTGGCTGCAGGCGGCGGTCCCCGAGGAGGTCGCGCGGGAGTGGCCGGCGGATGAGCGCGATCGCGACGGTTACTTCGCCGCCTATCGCGCCCATCTGTCCGTGATCGCGTACAACCGCGACGCCTTGGGCGGCACGGAGCCGCCCAGGAGCTTCGCCGATCTTGTCGATCCCCGCTTCAAGGACAAGCTGGTCAAGGCGCATCCCGGCTACAGCGGCACGATCATGACCGCGACGTTCGTGCTGAGCCAGGCCCTGGGCTGGGAGTATTTCGAGAAGCTCGGCCAGCAGAACGTCATGCAGGTCCAGTCCTCGACCGAGCCGCCCAAGAAGCTGGCGCAGGGCGAGCGCGCCGTCGAGATCGACGGCAACGAATACAACCTCTTCCGCCTCATCGAGGAGGGCGCTCCGCTCGAGATCGTCTACGCCGAGGAAGGCACGCCGCTGGTCGTCGGCAATGCCGGCATCCTCGCGAACGCGCCGCACCCGAACGCGGCGAAGCTCTTCTACAGCTACCTGTTCTCGCTCGAAGCCCAGCAGCTCAACAGCGACTTCGGCGGCCTGCGCTCCTTCCATCCCGGCGTGAAGGAGAAGGCCGGCCGTACGCCGCTCTCCGAGATCGAGCTTCTGCATTCGGATCCGGAGAAGCTCGAACCCGAGATCGAGACGATCAAGTCGAACTACGAGCTGTATTTCGGAACCTGA
- a CDS encoding iron ABC transporter permease, translating into MSTDALTLGRTIASRRPDLSRPVFVLLALVLSVLVILPLFWLFTYSFMDKAGNLTLRNYASLVTDWTMVRSYGLALAMAAGVGLLACAVATPMAWLVARTDLPGRGIVRALVLASFVTPPFLGAIAWEILAAPNSGVINIAYRALLGLDPSQYLVNIYSFTGLVFAIACYTFPYVFTLVANALDRVPSDLEDASAILGGGALHTLRRVTLPMVLPAMLAGTLIAILQALTMFGSPAILALPAGFHVITTKIWSLFQFPPQLGLAAAAAIPLLLLTIVLLRLQKQMLGRKGYTVLGGKSGQPRVVRLGRWTWLAMAFVGFVLCLTVIFPYLALLKTAVTRTVGDPLTWESLTLRHFNFVLFEFSATKLAMYNTFVLGIATATLVSAIALVVSYLVTRRSVAGSWILGVLATAPVAIPGIVLGVGLFLSYANPTFMLYGTLWILLIAFLTIELPAGYQQMSSAFQGVHPELEEASRILGATRLKALWQITAPLLRTSVIATWCFVFVGTIRELSATILLTTANTKLVSVIIYDLNESGDLGAICVLGILLLLVSFAVVIVANRLPLLGGARMQVRG; encoded by the coding sequence ATGTCCACGGACGCTCTCACCCTCGGCCGCACGATCGCCTCGCGGCGGCCCGACCTCTCCCGGCCGGTCTTCGTGCTGCTCGCGCTGGTGCTGAGCGTCCTGGTCATCCTGCCCTTGTTCTGGCTGTTCACCTACAGCTTCATGGACAAGGCCGGAAACCTGACCTTGCGCAACTATGCGTCCCTGGTCACCGACTGGACCATGGTGCGCTCCTACGGCCTGGCGCTGGCAATGGCCGCGGGCGTCGGGCTGCTCGCCTGCGCGGTCGCCACGCCGATGGCCTGGCTCGTCGCGCGCACCGATTTGCCCGGACGGGGCATCGTCCGCGCCCTGGTCCTGGCGTCCTTCGTGACGCCGCCCTTCCTCGGTGCCATCGCCTGGGAGATCCTCGCGGCGCCGAACAGCGGCGTGATCAACATCGCCTATCGCGCCTTGCTCGGGCTGGATCCGTCGCAATACCTCGTCAACATCTACAGCTTCACCGGGCTGGTCTTCGCGATCGCCTGCTACACGTTTCCCTACGTCTTCACGCTGGTCGCCAACGCCTTGGACCGCGTGCCGTCCGATCTCGAGGACGCGTCGGCGATCCTGGGCGGCGGTGCCCTCCACACGCTCCGGCGCGTGACGCTGCCGATGGTGCTCCCGGCCATGCTGGCGGGCACGCTGATCGCCATCCTGCAGGCGCTCACCATGTTCGGCTCGCCGGCGATCCTGGCGTTGCCGGCCGGCTTCCACGTCATCACCACCAAGATCTGGAGCCTGTTCCAGTTTCCGCCGCAGCTGGGCCTGGCCGCCGCGGCGGCCATACCGCTCCTCCTGCTCACGATCGTCCTCCTGCGCCTGCAGAAGCAGATGCTCGGCCGCAAGGGCTACACGGTTCTGGGCGGCAAGAGCGGGCAGCCGCGCGTCGTCCGGCTCGGCCGCTGGACCTGGCTGGCGATGGCCTTCGTCGGCTTCGTCCTGTGCCTGACCGTGATCTTCCCCTACCTGGCCCTGCTCAAGACCGCGGTGACGCGCACGGTCGGCGATCCGCTCACCTGGGAATCGCTGACGCTGCGTCACTTCAATTTCGTGCTGTTCGAGTTCTCGGCGACCAAGCTCGCCATGTACAACACGTTCGTGCTGGGCATCGCCACGGCGACGCTCGTCAGTGCCATCGCGCTCGTGGTCTCCTATCTCGTGACGAGGCGCTCGGTGGCCGGCTCCTGGATCCTGGGCGTGCTCGCGACCGCACCGGTCGCCATCCCCGGCATCGTTCTGGGCGTCGGCCTCTTCCTCAGCTACGCCAACCCGACCTTCATGCTCTACGGCACGCTCTGGATCCTTTTGATCGCGTTCCTGACCATCGAGCTGCCGGCCGGCTACCAGCAGATGTCCTCGGCCTTCCAGGGCGTCCATCCCGAGCTCGAGGAGGCGAGCCGCATTCTTGGGGCGACCCGCCTAAAGGCGCTCTGGCAGATCACCGCGCCCTTGCTGCGCACGAGCGTCATCGCGACCTGGTGCTTCGTCTTCGTCGGCACGATCCGTGAACTGTCGGCCACGATCCTGCTGACGACCGCGAACACCAAGCTCGTTTCCGTCATCATCTACGACCTGAACGAGAGCGGCGACCTAGGGGCGATCTGCGTGCTGGGCATACTCCTGCTTCTCGTCTCGTTCGCGGTCGTGATCGTGGCGAACCGCCTGCCTCTGCTGGGCGGCGCGCGCATGCAGGTCCGCGGAT